The following nucleotide sequence is from Ochotona princeps isolate mOchPri1 chromosome 24, mOchPri1.hap1, whole genome shotgun sequence.
CAGGCAAAGGCCACAGGCAGCCAATTGGGAAGCATGCTTGTGTGAGCGAGTGAGCGAGTCAGGGAAGGTGAGGCAGGTCTTGAAAGTGCCTGGAAGATGGTGGACCAGTGCGGCTGTGGGAGGGGAGCATGGGGTGCAATGGGGTAGCTTTGGAAAACTGATACCAAGGCCTGAGATGAAAGGGGCTTGCCAGTCCCTCCCAGGGGCATAAAAGTCTTCTGgttagggcccggtgtggtagcctagtggccttgcatgcaccgggatcccatgtggacgctggtttgtgtcccggctgttccacttcctttctagctccctgcttgtggcctgggaaagtggtcaaggatcctgcacctgtgtgggagacctggggggtgggtggtggaggaggactcctggcttctggctttgggtcgttgtggctacttggggagtgaatcgatagatggaagattgtcctgtctctccttttctctggaaatctgactttccaatgaaaagaaaagggCTCCAGGTCGGCGGCACCCAGCTGTGCCCCGGGAGCTATAGCTCAGTTCCAGGCCTTTGTTCTCAGTTTCCACCCACGCCCTGGGTGACCTCAGCTCTGATCTCACTCAGTCCTAGGGGTGTAAGTATTATTTATATCCCCGTGACTTCCCAGCTGGTCACTGCCAGCCCGACTCCTCAACTCTGGACTAGGTTGTCCTACTACTGCTGCACACCTGACACCTTTCTAGAGGCCACACCCCTAAATGCTATCGCTGCTGGTCCTCACTCCCACATCTGCTCCTCCTTGGGCACGAACACATTGGCCCAGACCCCAGAGCCATCCTGTCCCTGGAGTCACCTGGCACCcaggagcccagccccagccacttccCATGTTGTATCAGCAAATCCTGTGGACAGACCTGCTGCCTGCTCTACCTGTGCTGCTTGGCCCCAGCTACTTCCCCGCTGGCCCAGCCCTCTGCCCTTTGGTTTGTAGCTGGAAGTTGATTGTCCCTGCTAAGCATTTTGTGGACAATTCCAAACATGCACGAAAGTTGCTAGTATGTCACCGTAAATATTTGCTCATTGTCATTTCATTAATAGAACGTGCCCAggcagaataatttaaaaaacaatttatttactttgaaagtcagagttacagcagATGGTGAGAGTCACAGATGTgttattcattggttcattccccagagggctacagcagccaggaactgggcgaggctgaagccagtagcccgaGTCTCCACcaggaactcccatgtgggtgcaggagcacatgggccatcctctgctgctttcccaggattggaaatggagctgccaggactcgaactggtgtccctatgcgatgctggctttgcaggtggtgacttcacACCCTACGCCACAATGCTGACTGCTCAACGCGTTTGGACGCATGCGCACTGTGTACCAGGGGAAACACAGCTGTTTCACATTCATCAACTGTGTTGACGACATTCAAAATCTTTTCTTCTAGGCTTTTGGGGAGGTGGTGCCCTGTCATCACCTAGTCACCCACTGTGCCCTGGGACTCCAGCtcttcttcctgctgcttcccGTAAGCTGGTACCCAATGACCAACCTTGTCCCATGCCCTCTTCCCACTGTATTCTCCCAGCCTCTCGTTtctgctaatcctctgccagctCCCTCCCCATCCTCTGAATGACAAGTACGGACCTATGTGTTTATAGTGTTCAGAAGGCTTCAGTGTATGTGCAGGTGGTACAATGACGAAACCAAGCTCTTGAACATCCAAATGAACTTCAATGCTTATCATTTCTTTGTAACAAGCACACCTCAAGTCTACTGTTAGCAATTTTCAAGTGTAAtatagcacttaaaaaaaaaaaaagaaagtactttctgtctttccttctctctctaaatttgcctttccaataaaaatgattataaatttaaaaaaatctattataaACCTAAAAAAATATTAGgttggaaaaaaggaaataagttgTAGCAAAAACTTGGGCAGAGATCACTTCAAATCCGAGCTTGATCAACACCAGAATTCCTTTCAGCTGGATGGGGTCCTCAGGTTTCTGTAGACTCCGGACTTCGGACTTGCTGCCTGGGTCTGCTGCCCGCTTCCTGCGTTGTCATTCTGTCAGCCGCACCCCCATCCTGCACCGGCTGCACCCCCATCCTGCACCTGCCATGGGGCCTGGGGCCGGGGATGAGGAACTGGCTTCCCTTGGCAATGAGCAATGGCAACTGCGTTCCCTGAGCGCTGTCTTCCCGGTGACCTTAGCCTGGCTCAGCAGCGCCCAGATGGCCTTGAacctgggggctgggagggaggtCTTGTACCTAGGGTGATGGAATAGCTCCCAACTTAAGGATGTAACTTGGAGGTTTTTACTGCCCTTTCTTAACTCCGCGTGCTGATGCTCACTGGTCCAGGGATGGGACCCAGTAAGATTACTGAGGGAACTTGGTTGCTACAAGAGGCATGGCTTTCCCTGGCTCCTGTCGTGGGCGCTCTCTCATGGGGTGGTCCTTACCTTTACAGATGGCTCTGCAGGGAGGTGAGGGCAGCAGACCTAAAGGGGTTGCCCTTAACGACCATGAGGACCCCAGTGCCTGGAACCATGCATTTGGTCTCAGTGACAGTGGAAACTTGGGGACAAGGATTCTAAGTGGTGGCCAGGGGTGGTGGTAGGGATAAGCCCAAGGAGGGAAGGGGGACAGGCCAAGGAACAAGCTCCCAAAACCAGTTTTGATTGCCACCATCTGAGCAAACAACAGGCACCTCTTCCCTACCCTGCCTTAGTGGGCAGCTCCCCAGacatcctgtcccctgccctctgaGGAGGGTGCTTGACCTCTGACCACTGTCCTTCCACTGTCTGCTTTCTGTAGGTTTTATGGgcagagagcgagagtgagacaCCCATGAGAGGAGCTGGCCAAAGGGGCATCTCTTGTAGCGATGGGGTCCCCATGGTAACTTGAACCCCCCACCCTGTGAGCATCTGTGAGGTCatcctccttgtctctcccagGCAGAGGAGGTGAGGGGGGGAAGGCCAGACATGGAGGCCGCCCCCCCGGGGAGACCCAGCCTTCTGGGGGTGCTGCTGCAGGCCCTGCGGCTGTCAGCACTGGTGAGCAGGGGCATTGGGGGTATGGGTGGGGTCCATGCCCACCAGTCTTTCCTGGCTACTTGGAGTCTCTCCTATGCCTGCCCCTTGGAACTGGGTGACCTTCTGAGTGCTTCTGGAAGTACCAAGCCCAGAGCTAGGACTTTCCCTACCCAGTGGGGTGGAGGGGGGCTCGCATGTGCCTTTCCTaccccatctttaaaaaaatatattcaagtgCTAATGGCTGGGGCCACATGTCCAACCCGCAATCACTTATGGGCTGAGTTAGTGGTGGTCCCTGGGTCAGCCCTGTCCCCCCTTCCTGCTTTCTGTGGTCAGAAAAGAGAGGTGTCCACACACCtgtgtgatttattttattttttaaaaaaagattatttttatcgcaaagtcagatatacagaaaggaggagagacggagaggaagatcttctgtctgatgatttactccccaagtggctgcaattgctggagctgggctgatccgaagccaggatccaggagcctctttccggtctcccacacaggtgcagggtcccaaggctttggaccaccttcaactgctttcccaggccacgctgcagggagctggatggggagtggagctgccgggattagaaccggcacccatgtgggatccaagcacattcaaagcaaggattttagtcactaggttaccacgccgaGCCCCGTatgctctatttttaaaaaatgtatttatttttactttatttgcaaGACAATCAGAGAGAGGTTCacccattctctggtttactggcttgcaacagccagtgttgggcTAGGACACAGCTAGGAGCCCGCCGTGCCATCAGGCCACCCCTGTGAGCAGTGGGGACCAACGTGCTGGAGCCGTCCTCTGTTGCCTGCCAAGGCACACGTTGGACTGCATAGGCCTGGGCCAAGTACCACTCTGGGACCGGAAGTGGTGTCCATCCGAGATGTTGGTGCTACAGAAGGCAGatttgcctgcagtgccacagcggtgggggtggggtgtgtgtgtgggaagaTCTGATTTATTTTCTCCATGGACCTCAGTCTCCTTTCTACACAGCTTCCTGAAAAACTTCATCCTCTGGCCTAATCCAGCCCAAGAACCAGGCACGCAGGCACCTGTAGGTAGCTGCCCACACCCCGAGAGCCCCTAGGACACAATCCATGAGGCTGGGGAAAGAGGTGGTGGTGATCTGTGGTGGTGGGCAGCCTCAGGGCTGTGCTGAGGGGTTAAGCTTTCTTAACTCCAGCTTTTCACCCTATCTCAGCTGTCCCCCGTCCCACTGCTGAGCACGCCCTGACTGGGGCATACCACCGACCGACCTGCCACACGAACCACAGACCCAGAAGCCAGCTTGGGCCTCTCCCCTTCTCATGCCTTCCTCAGTGGGTCTGTCATGTGTTCTAGCAATGCATCTACTCCTGTCATATACCTCTGCCCTCATGGTCTCAAGGGGAGCCAAGGAGCTTGGGAGAAGGCAGCTCAGCTGGGTTCAAATTCTGCAACAGGAGGGTGGGGTAGCTACCTCTTCTCCAATGACCACAATGATGATgacgatggtgatgatggtggtgatgatgatggtaatgatggtgatgacgatagtgatgatggtgatggtggtgatgatggtggtgatggtgatggaggGGATGAAGGGGATGGACCCCTTTAGTCTACAGTGCTGTGGATAATCACCAACATCCGACAAACAGGAAGTCAACTACATGAGACCTCTTGAGCACCCTGCTCAGAAGCACTCCTTAACAGTGCACTCAGATCACCCTTgggtgggtgtgagagctaactaaGGTGGCCTAGTAGCCTCCCTGTCCTGTTCcaacccccctccccgcccccgggcGACAGTGCACCTTGGGTTCCTGTCCTAGGTGGCTAACTCCAGCCTCCTCTTCTGCCCTGCAGCTCACCCAGAACCGGGTGCACCTGTACAATTTCTTGCTGCTCAAGATCCTTCTCTTCAATCACTGGGTGACGGGGCTGGTCCAGGAGGCCCGTGGGGACAGTGGCAGGCCAGCCCACAGCCTACTgggagccctgggccaggctctgcATGCTGGGGTGACCCTGACGTGGGTCCCCGTGTGGCTGCTGCTGCGGGGTCCCAGGCTGGTGTgggcagccatgctgggctgtgcCAGGACTGTGGGGTTGACTTTGCAGCGGCTGGGCCTGTCGGCGGCCAGCTGTGGGGAGCTGTTGCTGTCATGTCTGCACAGCCTAATGCTCGTGACCTTGCTGCTGGCGCTGCTGACCTGGAGATTGTTCCAGAAGGCTCATCGCTGTAGTCAGGGCTGGCTGCCCAGCCAGGTGGGTAGGCTTGGGGTGTGGGTTGGGGGTGGTGGGAGCCATCAGCCTTGGCAGGTACCAGTTGTGGCAGCTCTTGTTCATCCCCAGGTGTTGTTGAAGAACCACACGGTGCTGGAACTGCGGAGCCGACTGTCCTGCTGGGCAGAGACCACAGCCGCACTggcctcctggcacctggcttatcTCATCACCTGGATCACCTGCCTCgcctcccacctgctgcaggcTGCCTTTGAGCACACTGCccagctggcccaggcccaggagaTGGAGCCGCAGGCGGCTCCCAGGACCCTGTTGGAGTCCCCACTTCATAAGACCTTGACCCCTGAGACAGGGCCTGTTCTGTCAGAGCCTGGGCCCCCTGGAGAATAAACGTGTCCCCACCTGGCTTTCCCGGCCTGCCTTGGCATGAACCCCCTGTCCCTGCCTCActcgctctctcactcttttttttttttttatttacttatttttattggaaaggcagatatacagagaggaggagagacagagaggaagatcttccgtccgatgattcactcctcaagtggctgccaatccaaaaccaggagtcaggaacttcctccaagtctcccacatgggtgcagggtcccaaagctttgggccattctcaactgctttcccaggccacagggagggagctggatgggaagcagggctgccgggattagaaccggagcccttatgggatcctgggagtgcaagccgaggaccttaatcactacgctatcgcgccgggcccaatttatttattttttattggaaaggaagatatacagagaggaggagagacagagaggaagatcttctgtctgatgattcattccccaagcagccacaacggcttgagctgagcccatctgaagccgggagccaggagcttcttccggtctctcacacgggtgcaaagctttgggctatcctctactgctttcctaggccacaagcagagagctggatgggaagcagggctgtcgggacacgagcctgagcccatatgggatcctgccgcttgcaaggagaggatttagccattgaactatcatgctgggctcgCCTCTTGTGTCTTTCCTCTTTGGTTGGAGGAACtctctgcaggtgtgtgtgtgcctgggatGCATGGGGTGGAGTGGTCTGTGGAAGGAAAGCCTCCTCCTACAAGCAGCTTTCCTGGGTCTGATGTCAATCATCTTGGACACTTCGCAGTTTCGTTTGAATCTTCCAGCAGCTCAAGCATTGGATCTGATGAACACTTCCTTGGAAAGAAAAAGCTGCACTTGGCTGAGGTTACCGATACACACTGGGCAGGGACATGCGGGTCTCCCCATCTGTGTTTGGGACTCTGCTGTGGATCCAGGGCCCTGGGTTTTTCAGCATAAGCTGGTACCCAGTGCCTTTGGTGGGGAGGACAGGCAGGCAGTTAGGGGCTCTGGCCTCTGGGGGGTGCCCTGACCTCACATTTCAGAGATTTAGATGGTTGCTTTGAGAAGTATTTACTCCTCCTGAACCAGGCTGCAAATAACCAGTCCACATTCAGCCACC
It contains:
- the TMEM270 gene encoding transmembrane protein 270; the protein is MEAAPPGRPSLLGVLLQALRLSALLTQNRVHLYNFLLLKILLFNHWVTGLVQEARGDSGRPAHSLLGALGQALHAGVTLTWVPVWLLLRGPRLVWAAMLGCARTVGLTLQRLGLSAASCGELLLSCLHSLMLVTLLLALLTWRLFQKAHRCSQGWLPSQVLLKNHTVLELRSRLSCWAETTAALASWHLAYLITWITCLASHLLQAAFEHTAQLAQAQEMEPQAAPRTLLESPLHKTLTPETGPVLSEPGPPGE